The nucleotide sequence tcttttatcctGGACAGGTCTTTGCCTTGAGAAAAGAGTGTTTTATAAACTCATTTCTGGACTTCATGCTAGCATCAACTTGCATCTGTGCGCAAATTATCTTCTTGAAGGTAATTTAAATCTAGGTAAAATTACTGAATTGAATTCTACAATATCTGtaacatgtgcttttttttttttctggaagttttGGATGTGTACTTAGTTGCTTACTTCTTCAAAGTCTGTATGTTTTATTCCCCCtgccctttttttcttcctctgtgtagAAACCTGGGGGAAGCCTTGCTGGGGACCGAATGTGAAAGAGTTCACTCGCCGCTTTGATCCTAttgaaacaaaaggagaaggACCAAGGAGGCTCAAAAATTTGTATTTCTTATATTTGATAGAGCTGCGTGCTTTGTCAAAGGTTGCACCATACTTCGAGCGTTCAGTTGTTGACCTTTACACTGGAAATGGTCATGAAGATGCTGAATCTAAAGCTCTCTTACTAGATATCTTCAGGGATACAAAGTAAGGGataggattttggttttttaatcaaTAGTTTGAAATTCTCAGTTAAATTTGCAAGTGAGAATAGATGACTTCTTGATAGGATAGGACAAGGAGGAGAGTGGaatggagaaataaaattaaatagtgAGAGAGAACAAGAAGGATTTGCACGTTTGATGAGAAGAGATGAATGGTTTTGAGGTTTGAATATACcagtctttaaaaaacaaaaaccacacatgtacaaaacagaaccaaaaaaaaaaaaaaattcccaaaacAGAAacgaagaaagaggaaaaaaacacaaccccatgcaacacccTGGGCTACTCCCTATTTGTTGCTTTTTCTGATTCTTTAGCATAAGACATACatgatttattttgaaaaggaaGATAGTGCATGTAGTCTTTTAATGATCCAGTGAGTAGTCCAGCTTTTATCATAGACTTACCCTCTGGGGTTTTAGCCATCCCTTCTTCCTTCCGTTAACTCTAAGGTTCTTCAGTCCGGTTCCTTTGCTCACCTTCTCACTAATTTTGTGATTGGTAACATGCTGTGTGGCTTCATTGCTGTTCCTAGTCATAATCTTACTACATATTTGAGATGTGGTCAAACAACCATCAGCTTAAAGGCAAACATTAAGACAATTTCAGTGTGTATTAGAAAAACATCTCGATCAGTGGAAATAGAGTGAAGAAAATTCTTAACAAAACTGTAAATAACAGATTTCAAGTTATGGGGATTGAACAGTAAAACTGATACCATTCAGTAATTTTTTAAGAGCTGTTCTGCAAAGACCAGGAACTCTGGAAAGTGTTCTACACTGATGACATCAGCTGCTCACCAAGCTTGATGGAACACTAAAGTTCATgccagtgtttttttgttttgtctttattaGGTCCTTCCATATGCACTTCGATGAAAAGTCCATGTTTGCTGGAGATAAAAAAGGAGCAAAGTCATTAAAGGTAAAGCTAATTTTCTGAACAACATCCAAAATACCACTTTGAAATTAAATCGTGCTATTTTCCCAAAGTCTCTCTACTTACCAGAAGCATACTGCTGAGAGTAGAAAAGGCATGGATAAAAACTTAGAAAATTGTATCCAAGGCCTCTTAATCTGCTTTACAGTAAATGACTATAAGGTGTTGTCTTGAGCCAAGCAGACTGAAATCTCTGGTTTAGTGCATTGTGTCTGTCGTCAGGACTGTGGTGAAGCAACTGGGTTGAGTTGGCATTACCAGTAGATGCAatggtgttttttaaatatagtaTTTGTTTCACATGAGcatctgaaaaaacaaacaaaacaactagtGATGTTTATTTACAAAACAGATGCCTCATGTAGTAGAACATAATATAATACTTTACTtaacattggaaaaacataattcCTAGACATAGAACCCAATGTGAATGTTGCTACTACCTAGCAACTTCCAGTGTTAACGTGCTGGTGTGCAGATTGGTATGGGCTACAATTCCACAGTTGGAGTGTGACTCAGTAATAAAGGTCTGTTTCAATATTGATTAGCACTTTTAATACTTATTTCAGTAGTAGTATGGAATTTCATCAGCATTAGAAAGAATGCTATTGGAAAGTTGCCACTGATTTATCAGCCCAGCTAGTGTTTTTTCTGACCTTAAATATTTAATTGAGAACATCTTAATTAGTTCTGTGCTATTTGCTTTCAGTATGACTGAACCTGCAGAACAACAGTCTACCCACAGCTTTGGACAGGAACTGTCTTTTACAAATTGTAACTTGTTTTCCTGTTTGTCAAAAAGGAGTAGGTTGATTCAAAGGGATTTGAATAATGCAAGGAAATTGGCCAGGGACACAGGTATGGTACTTATAGCTCAGCAAATTTTGAGAAAGTTGGGAGAAACTCAGTGTATAGAGTCCAAGCATAACCCTGCATGTCctgtatttttgtggtttttttcgaGGAAATAAGAATCTGTGTTTACATGGACCTTTGTTATGGCCTGACTACATATGATTGTCGCTTTGTTCAGTTTTAGTAATAGAGAATTGATATTCCAGTGGTACTAGATTAGTTAACCTTCTGTTTTTGTAAAACTAAGGAATTACTTTAAGTTaaccctttttattttgtttttaactgaTAGGAAGAATTCAGGTTGCATTTCAAGAACATATCCCGCATAATGGATTGTGTTGGATGTGACaaatgcaggctgtggggcaaACTGCAGGTAAaggttattttgtgtgtgtgtttgcatggtGTTGGGCAGGTTAGAAGATAATCTATTTTAGTTTGGCAGGGTGCCTCTTAGGTCATCATTCAGACTTTCTGTACATGGTTGGTCTTTGATATCCTTACCTATATATTAAAAATAGACATATGTTTAGTTCACTgttaaacaatttattttaaaaattttgctaAAAAATTTTGTTTGTTCAACAGCTGTTTAGTTCaataaaagagatttttttgttcACAAATTGAAGCATatgaaaaagaagcaatttgtATTTTCACAGTTTATGCAGAAGGCAACAAATGGATGCAAAGGTGCACAGTAAAGCTGGAAGCTGAAAAACCATTTTAGTTTCTGGACACTTACTATTTTTATTGTATTGAGAACAAGATTTTTAACCTCAAGACTAATGTTAAGTCCAGACTGAGAGCAGTTGTTACTTTGGAGTGCCTACTGTACTATACTGCTGTATAACATTAAGCTTATCAGAATTCAGTTTTCAAAgaaatttttaacataaaaaaattGGTGGTCTCTGCTGAATTTCTGAAGTTCTGCCTACTCTGTCCTAGTTAATGCTTCTgatctgttgttgtttttttccttctcacacaAAACAAAATAGGACCAGATTTCCTGACCTATAAAATTCTCTTGCAGCCACCCTCAACCACTTCTTGTCAAAACCCAGTGGTTGTTTCTGTAGCCCAATTAAAagggtgtcatggtttaacctgagctagcagtaCAAATAAGAATAGTTGCTTCTGTTCTATTTCTATATAGAAAATGGGGGTTGAAACTGAAACTGTGATGTCTGCCACTGGGACTGGaggtggaaaaagcagaagaactgTGATATCACATAATAAAATCTAGTTTGACTtggaagggggagaggaggaaCAAAGGGGAGATCTGATCCAGCAACTCCTGGGGCATCTCTAcgggaaggggcaggagggagctggcAGTGGTGTAACAGGCGGGTGTTCATGTGCATCTGGTGTGgctgagaagaaaaaagatgggaagggaagagattAAAAACACAAGGGTGAAGCATGGGTGTACCTGAGGAAACAAATGTTCTGAAATAAGTGACTGAACCTGGTACACAGTCAGTGGCAACCATTTCTATTAGTGTCCTGGTTTGTGGGCAGTTATTTGTATAAGACTGTGTCAATGTAAAAGAATTGCTACTAAAGTTTGCCTGGATTagtaatttttaaacttttttacaGTTTTCTGAGAGTTCAATGCAGTGATCTTACTGATGTTAAAACACTGGACTTTTCTTGCAGACTCAAGGCTTAGGAACTGCTCTGAAGATCTTGTTTTCTGAGAAAGAAATACAGAGCCTTCCTGAGCATAGCCCATCAAAAGGTTTTCAACTCACACGCCAAGAAATAGTTGCTCTTGTAAATGCCTTTGGAAGGTAAGTTTTTGTCATTTGTATagtggaaaaaatataaaatgtcaGTATCAACACTCAGGGTCTGTGGAAAGCTGGTACTGTACATGTAGTTGTAGCTTTTAAAGGCTGAATTATTAGTAGTGATATTGATAAACTTAATGCCATCAAACTGAGTATGTAGGGTGCTGATTAATAGCTTGGTTGTTGTCAcggtccatttggtgatggactcgtgatggttcatttaccttgatcttgaagcgcaaaattaaggtaaCCAAAATGTCAAGGGGTTGTAATTGTATATTGGGATCCAATTCACCTATTGATCTCAAAGCTCAAATTCCATCTTGTGAAAGCTGGATTTAAGTCTCAAACAGTCTTAAGCATTAGGCTTTGGGTATGTCTCCTCTGTTTTGGACACTGAGCTGTTCTACactttttttattgctgttttaagTGTGTATAGGTCAAAAGtagtgaaaaggaagaaaactacTTGAAGATTTTTTACACTGTCATTTAGCCCTTAGGCTTTTGTATTTTTGTGTATGATGTGATTATTTTTGTGAAACTTTAATTTtgactaatttttttaaaacagcaaaaattAACCCTGTTGAAGTGATGAAATATAGCATTTTAACagctttaaaagatgtgtagaacTTGCTTTGTTCATCATGCTAGTTCTTCAGATCTTGAAGATAACTATCTGgttccatttaaaataatgtaattagTGTTTTATTACCTCTGGTTAGAGATTTTTAGATGTTTAATGAAGAcgtaaaaaattaaaacatatctAAATGTTAACCCCTATAATATATTATGTAAATCTAACTGAGAGTCAGATAGTAAATCTTTAGAGAGAAAGTGGCATCTTAGTTAATCTTCGGAACAGAATCATGTTCAAAAAAACAAATGGAAGCCCTCACGGAAGATGATGATTTGCCCTGCACTTTGACACTTGACTTAATAACACTTAAGGGGTTTTTGTTTTACAGGCTTTCCACGAGTATAAGAGAACTGCagaattttaaagttttattaCAACAAACTAGGTAATGAAGGCCTTTGCACAACCTATTGATGAAGACCATTTACATGACTGCATTGAGCAGAGGGAACTGATCCTTACAGGACCCACATGAACTGATAAAAAGTAAAGTCAAATACCAACTTGAATATTTATGTTTGAACTAGGAACGGTTATTaattagaaaatatatttatgaatTAAATATATAGTTTTAAACTGTGTAAATTATGAcgatctgtttattttttaagttctCTGCTCACAGTTCTGTTGTACTGAAACTtcataaatttttttttcctttttgagacaggttttTTATGTTAAAACATATGTACCTCCACCCTGACTTGGCCTGTCTGTAGAGAGGTGGTTCACCTCTCAATTCTCCCCAGTACCGAGTACATTCTCTATATTCTGAGGACTGGGTATGCCGATTCTGGCtgtctaaaagaaaaaacaaacagaaaaggaaataggTCTCTTGTTGAGTTCTGACTACTTACTGTAATAATGAAACTTACTTAAAAATAGGAAACTTACTGAGCAGAAAATGTTGAGATCCTCTGCATCGTGCTCATATCaagcttttgttttccttaagtgctgctttccagaatttccttttttatttaaaataaccaCCTTGTCTGTGATGCAGCACAGTTGGAAGTGACTCTTCTGCAGCCCCTTGGCTACCTCCATTTGCTTGGGGGTAGGGTAAGGACAGGGCAGATGTTTGTGGAGTGCTGCTTGCCAAAAACCTTCTGCAATGAAATTCGCATCTAGCCCATTTTGTTTTCTAGATTGTAATCCCAAATTCAGTTTCCATAAATTGTCTTTTTAATGTCTAAAATGTTAAAATAGCATACTTCATTCTTTGAGCCATggaaataatttgctttttatgGATTATGTTTTAGTGCTATGTGAAAAGGTCAATGCAAATATTAAGAACTTGGTTTTGTAGTCACTTTTAAGAAAaagatgctttttaaaattcgTAATCACACTGACATTTAGTACTGCATACTCTATCTATGCAATCCCTAACTGTATCTTCTTTAAAAGGATATTCAGCGTAATAAAACGGGTAACTTTCATAAAATAAGAAATTACTTGTGTATCATTGTCCACAGCTGTCGATGATAATTTACCATTGTCTAAAACAGAATTCAGAAACAGCACTACTGATTAGTACCAACCAAATATTGGTTTAAATTTAAaatgaagtaatattttttttcaaaccagCATGTCAAAGCAAAGTTAGGAATGATGAATGTAGAAAGTGCTGGTACAGTGTAGATAACatctcttgtttttaaaaataagtctttGCAAAATAAAGTGCTCTTAAACATTTTTCACCCTACCAGATATTTAGTGACCTGTTTTTATAATGGATTGTAACAGTATTGGCTTCCATAACATGGTCCTTTACAGCTGAGAATTTCTGAAAGCTGGAATACACTCTGTGTCCTGTTTTTCCAGACTAACCTCAAATTTCTACCTGACTGGAAATGAGGCTGTGCTGCTGACACTTGCTATTataaaaaaatgctgttttttcaAGAAACAGTGTTGAGTCAAACCAGGATAAGCTAaatgtaagggaaaaaaaaatagggggggggggggggagacggGAAGGATGATCCTTAAAGTTTTGGTGATAGTTGCACAAATTGGCAATGAACTGGTATCCAGTTGGAAGCTCCTGTTTAAGCCAGTCGATAATTTAAAGAGCTGTTCGAGAAAGCTGATACCAGCCTGGGGATGTGCTGTTCTTACCCAGCAGCCTCTCTTGCCCGTGGGCACCCCTGTGTGAGCGAGTCACCACAGGGCTTCCTTTTTCTAGTTGATGGAGAAGGGCAGGTGATTTCTAGGTGGGTTCATCTGGCCTGTTCCAAGCTCTGTATGATATACTCTGCAATGCAGCAATTTGCACCCTGGAGTTTTTCTCCATCAAATTGAAGTGGGAATCCGGGTACCTAGCTCAGATGTGAGCACCTATGTTTGGTAAATGAGCAACAGCCTGAGTACCTAACTCTTCTCAATAATTGTATATATAGAAAGTGTGTGTTTTTTCAGTTGGCCACTAATTCCTTGCCTTTTGGATTGACCTGCAAGGGCTAAAACCTGCAGGCTCAATTGCATGACAAACACTGTATAGCtgggatttatttttattatacattATAGTGCCTAAAGCTTTAGGCCGGATTTTCTAGTTGAAAATAAATGGTATTCGCTGTGCTGCCCCAGGAAAGACCTGAGTCTTGGAattgtttcttccctttttccccttGCTTTGTGGGGAAAGCGAATTGCTTCCAGCCTTCTTCTGGGGATGCAGCTTGCTATTTTGTCTTTCTTTCCACCCGTGCCTGGCTAAAATCCACGGACACTGGAGCAGCATCACATACCAGCATCATGCACTTGCTCATGAGGCACGCAGGAGATTTGGGCCAGCAGATCCTGGACACCTGCTCCTTGCAACCCTCACTGATGCAATGGAGGCAAGGGTAGAACCATGGGGTAAGGAGATGGGAAGCTTTGCTGCTTTTCCGTTGTGTAATGAAGACACAGGAATGCAGCTGAACAGCAAGTGCTGTGGATGGGGAAGTTCTGTTGCATTTGAAGGTACATCTCGCTTGGTGGTCAAATATGGAAGGCATTTCATTTGTCATGGTAGAAATAGgacataagattttttttttcttgttacaaatcagttgaaataattttcctgttaTCATGTTTTTTACTGCATCTGATGTACATTCTGTGACTGTGCTGCGTATGAAGTTTTACCATGTGAGATGGATGACTTAGTTCTTTATATGttaaattaaattttagaaaTTTACAGATATGTTTTTATACTGAAGAATAAGGTTGGTGACACTGTTCATGACCTGTAAACAATTTTAAATTCCAGCTCCCTTTTGGAAATCAGCTTCTCAATGTTGTCTGCCATTTCTTTCAGAGTAAAAGTACATTTCTTTTTAGAAATGACACAATGATTGTAATCCCAGAGGTAGTGAGAAGACAGAGAAGCATGGTTTGTCTTCCACAAGTTGTGAAGACTTAAGTGAAATGGTAAAAAAGTCTTGGTGCAAACTGCACAGGTAACCTGTAAGGCGCTGTTGCTGAACAACTTGCTCTTCAGTGCCTGCAGAGGAAGGTGAGAATATAGAATTAAACCAGCAAAATACAGAGACCTGTGTAAGCTGGAATAACAGAAGTGGTTTTCTACTTCAGCTGATGATTTGTGCTGTATGTCAtgatatgtgcatggaatacacTGTGCCACACTTTCTTGAGTTGTGTTTTGATGGCTGGGTTGCCTTTATCTGACCTTGCTTTGTGCTTTTCTGGAAAATGGCCTGTAATATATTGTAAATAATCTAGATGCTTATGTTTATAAAGTAGCAATCAGCAGTTCATCACTTTACAATTCCTCCATATAGCTAGCCTATTAAAAAGGaatatttattaaaatcaaaATCAATGTTGGAACTGTTTACTGAGATTTAAACAATTCTGAATCTTCGCTATGTTTGAATCTATTAAATgcgaattaaaatattttctgctacAACTTCTTTTGTGGATGaaatttttgggtttttgttttaaaatgttttttcttttcattgcatTTACCTTTCAACTGCACTTGGTAGAAAATGTACAACTTAAATTATTTACATGTCAGTCATTTAAGCTTAGGATGATGAGCAGGCTTTCATTTTCAATTTAATTATGCTCACAAGAGGAATGTAACCAGTGTGCCTGTTGCCATTTACAGTGCGTTCTAGCCTGTCAGCACATCAGAAATTAATGTGGCAGAATTACAATTTGCTTGTGTATGAATATGGCCAAATTACCCACTGTTTAAGTTCAATTGTTTTAAGAGGCAAAACGGCATATTTTGAAATGAAGTTTGGCCTGTTGTGCCCCTTTCTCAGAATGGCTTataaaatcagttttgtaaatattttttctgattgGTTTACCCAGTGGGGCTCTTCCTGTGAAATTATTCTCCCTACAGGgtttcttcagttttctgtttaACTCCATGTATGTGTTTTTAACAAATTACTTCACTAAAAATGATACACATATTTCATCCTCAGTTTAGGTGGGTAAATATCTGTTACACAGGAGATAATCATTAGAGTAATCTATTTAAAATTTAATATCTGTACCTTTCACATTGTTGTTTAAATCTCCTGTGTCTGAGAGTGCTTAATTCATTACTGTGATTGGTTGCAGTCacttttaatttcacttttttgCACGCATACTGTGGCACGGGGATTAAGCTTGTTTTAGGCACAGAATTctcgtaatttttttttttttgctgtgcaaCTAtatctactgtgaagaaaatgtaATTCCTGCAAACTTTTCTTGCACTAGGTCTTCGGGCAGTTTTGTACAAACATGATTGTAGAGCTCCAAAGAGTTTAATAAAATTTCTGTTCTTCTCCCAACCTTGTAGCACCATTTTTAATCTCTGGCTGATAGTTTAATTGGCTTATTTTCTTCAGTGAACACCGGAGACCTGAAGGACCTAATGGAAGCTCTGGAGGGCAAACAAATGGCAGGGTGCTTCTGCCAGAGGCAACGCTCGTGCTTTGATTTTACCACAAAGGCCCCAAACATCAAAGACCCTGTGGAAGACTCAGAACATGAGTGTGTCACCACAATGCTTTTGGCTTCCTTGCAGAGCTGATCAGATCTACTCCCCaacccttctttttttcctgtatatcCTCTGTGAAACGTACATAAGAATTGTCTATTTCTTATGCTTCCTGAGGTTGAATATGAGGAAAACATCAAGCCTGTCCACCTCAAAACAAACTACTTTTATAGAAGTAAAGATTACTCTAAGAAATGTTGTTCTCCTAGGGAAATGTGGGTTGTATTACAGTATTTGTTTCACggctggaaggagaaaaagatgCAGACCATGCAGAATTCTTTCCAGTAGATCACACCAGTCAGTACTGGGCACCATAAAGAAACCTGAAGTAGTGTTGGTGGAGTCTGCTCACCGTAGATTAGTATTCATTATTTATAGGCTTACTATGTGCAAATGTCACCTATTAGAATGGTGTTTATCCACCATTTCCCCCACAAACCATCAGATCTATCCCTGAACATACAAGGCTGAAGCACAGCTTTGCTGACTTTCTGCAGAATTTATCCTCTACGTGCACTTGAGGATTTTCCTGCTTTATGTATTCCTGGCTCTTGTTTTGTTCCCCAACTGTGGTTCCTggctttttattaaataaataagtatTGTTATATGTATCCATCTCCCTCGTAAGATATTTGAGTTAATCTTCTACATGATATACCAAGAACTTATTGATAGAGATTATCGTAGAAGTTTAATTTTTCAGACTTAAAAATTTCCAGCCTCTTTTGCAGTTCTCTACCATTCTGAGATGGTCCCTATAGCTGCTGAGaagatgcacttttcttgctttcttaGAAGAATGCAGTGTTTTGAGATCATAACTGGAGTAGATGACACTTAGCCCCCAACCATTTTGCCACACTGAGTAAGCAGTGATGATCCAACGAGTAAATTGTGCTCTGAGACCGTAGCAATAACTTGAAAAGACAGTATTTAATTGGGTTGATATTTTTCCCTTACAGACTTTCATGTGCATGTAAGAATTGTTACTGTCATGCATTTGAACAACCCATTCATGTGTTTACAGTATATTCACATCATAATCGTGTATTTCTAACCGAATATacagtgtaaaaataaaaatacttagaAAATAATTAAGCCATTTCACTTCATGAATCTTGCTCTTTTAAAATGAGCATAAAATGATTAAATTATACCCTCTAACAACTCTATTCAAAGCCAAAAATACCATGGCTTAGAACAAGGTATTAATTAGAACAGTCTTCAAAGTTCAAATCATTAGCTTATACTTCTTGAACTATGAAAAGCTCATGGCAAAGACAAGTTCTTCATTTATCTGTGTATAGGAACACTTCTAAAAACCAAAAGGTGAAGAAAAATTGCTAAGCTTTGTTTTGAGAACATTTGGTTTAATATTGGAATGTCCTAGAATGCTGCAGTTGCTTGAAGTTATACAGGGCTTGGCCGGTCTGTGTCCAGTGCTGGATCTTGTTGGAGGGATCCTATGTAAGCCATAAAGCTGTTGT is from Patagioenas fasciata isolate bPatFas1 chromosome 3, bPatFas1.hap1, whole genome shotgun sequence and encodes:
- the ERO1B gene encoding ERO1-like protein beta isoform X3 encodes the protein MSGGSAVWSTAARAQLAARLLAVLGCVLTAEAQLTGVLDDCLCDIESIDDFNTFKIFPKIQKLQERDYFRYYKSKIPVGIKAGSSNKYSKAANNSKELEDCEQANKLGAVNSTLSNQSKEAFIDWARYDDSQDHFCELDDERSPDAQYVDLLLNPERYTGYKGPSAWRVWNSIYEENCFKPRSVYRPLNPLAPSRGGDDGESFYTWLEGLCLEKRVFYKLISGLHASINLHLCANYLLEETWGKPCWGPNVKEFTRRFDPIETKGEGPRRLKNLYFLYLIELRALSKVAPYFERSVVDLYTGNGHEDAESKALLLDIFRDTKSFHMHFDEKSMFAGDKKGAKSLKEEFRLHFKNISRIMDCVGCDKCRLWGKLQTQGLGTALKILFSEKEIQSLPEHSPSKGFQLTRQEIVALVNAFGRLSTSIRELQNFKVLLQQTR